The following coding sequences are from one Sphingomonadaceae bacterium OTU29LAMAA1 window:
- the hemC gene encoding hydroxymethylbilane synthase, with amino-acid sequence MVRDALCAAHGWREDEVTLIVIRTTGDRVQDRPLAEIGGKALWTKELDRALLDREIDAAVHSMKDVETIRPAAIRIAAMLPRADVRDRLIGAESIGELREGATVGTSSPRRRAQLLRLRPDLDVVMFRGNVDTRLARLAAGEADATLLAAAGLDRLGRDGIGRAIATDTMLPAPAQGAVGIEVRTEDEGAARVVAAIDDPATSICVLAERAFLAALGADCHSPVAALAGLSGEMLTLRGELIAEDGSACVEGAGEGTDGGVVAAELAADLLARAPEDVRRLFQP; translated from the coding sequence ATGGTGCGCGATGCGCTGTGTGCGGCGCATGGCTGGCGCGAGGACGAGGTGACGCTGATCGTGATCCGCACCACCGGCGACCGCGTACAGGACCGCCCGCTCGCCGAGATCGGCGGCAAGGCGCTGTGGACCAAGGAGCTCGATCGCGCCTTGCTCGACCGCGAGATCGACGCGGCGGTGCATTCGATGAAGGATGTCGAGACGATCCGTCCCGCCGCGATCCGCATCGCCGCGATGCTGCCGCGTGCCGATGTGCGCGACCGGCTGATCGGTGCCGAGAGCATCGGCGAATTGCGCGAGGGCGCGACGGTGGGGACCAGTTCGCCGCGGCGGCGGGCGCAATTGCTGCGCCTGCGCCCCGATCTCGACGTCGTGATGTTCCGCGGCAATGTCGATACGCGCCTCGCCAGGCTGGCGGCAGGCGAGGCGGATGCGACGTTGCTGGCGGCGGCCGGGCTCGACCGGCTGGGCCGCGACGGTATCGGCCGGGCGATCGCGACCGACACGATGCTGCCCGCGCCGGCGCAGGGTGCGGTGGGGATCGAAGTGCGGACCGAGGATGAGGGCGCGGCGAGGGTCGTCGCGGCGATCGACGATCCGGCGACCAGCATCTGCGTGCTGGCCGAACGCGCGTTCCTTGCAGCACTCGGCGCGGATTGCCATTCGCCGGTGGCGGCGCTCGCCGGCCTGTCGGGCGAGATGCTGACGCTGCGCGGCGAGCTGATCGCCGAGGATGGCAGTGCGTGTGTCGAGGGGGCGGGCGAGGGCACCGATGGTGGCGTAGTGGCGGCGGAACTCGCCGCGGATCTGCTCGCCCGTGCGCCCGAGGACGTACGCCGCCTGTTCCAGCCGTGA
- the tsaD gene encoding tRNA (adenosine(37)-N6)-threonylcarbamoyltransferase complex transferase subunit TsaD, whose product MAPRIILGLESSCDETAAALVTSDRQVLSHRLAGQEAEHAPFGGVVPEIAARAHVEALEPLIRDALADAGLRLDQVDAIAATAGPGLIGGVMVGLVTGKALAHAAGKPLIAVNHLEGHALSPRLSDPDLQFPYLLLLVSGGHCQLLLVEGVARYRRLATTIDDAAGEAFDKTAKLLGLGFPGGPNVERAAALGRPIVPLPRPLKGSPEPHFSFAGLKSAVFRAVGQHAPEDIAASFQAAVVDCLIDRTSRGIAGIDATALVVAGGVAANTAVRSALQQLATDHGLRFVAPPMWLCTDNAAMIAWAGAERFAAGLTDPLDTPARARWPLDPNAEAVRGAGVKA is encoded by the coding sequence ATGGCTCCTCGGATCATTCTCGGCCTTGAATCCTCCTGCGACGAAACCGCTGCAGCATTGGTGACCAGCGACCGTCAGGTGCTCAGCCACCGGCTTGCGGGACAGGAAGCGGAGCATGCCCCGTTCGGCGGCGTCGTCCCGGAAATCGCGGCGCGTGCGCATGTCGAGGCACTCGAACCGCTGATCCGCGATGCGCTGGCCGATGCCGGTTTGCGGCTGGATCAGGTCGATGCGATCGCCGCAACCGCCGGCCCGGGCCTGATCGGCGGCGTCATGGTCGGGCTGGTCACGGGAAAGGCGCTCGCCCATGCGGCCGGCAAGCCGTTGATCGCGGTCAACCATCTGGAGGGTCACGCGCTCAGCCCCCGGTTGTCCGATCCCGATCTGCAATTCCCCTATCTGCTGTTGCTCGTGTCCGGCGGCCATTGCCAGCTGCTGCTGGTCGAGGGTGTCGCCCGCTACCGCCGCCTCGCGACGACGATCGACGATGCCGCGGGCGAGGCGTTCGACAAGACCGCCAAGCTGCTCGGCCTCGGCTTCCCCGGGGGACCCAATGTCGAGAGGGCCGCAGCGCTCGGCCGTCCGATCGTACCGCTGCCGCGCCCGCTCAAGGGCTCGCCCGAACCGCATTTCTCGTTCGCCGGGCTGAAGAGCGCCGTGTTCCGCGCCGTCGGTCAGCATGCGCCGGAGGATATCGCCGCCTCGTTCCAGGCCGCGGTCGTCGATTGCCTGATCGACCGCACCAGCCGCGGCATCGCCGGAATAGACGCGACCGCGTTGGTCGTCGCAGGCGGAGTCGCCGCCAACACCGCGGTGCGCAGTGCGTTGCAGCAGCTCGCCACCGACCATGGCCTGCGCTTCGTCGCGCCGCCCATGTGGCTGTGTACGGACAATGCCGCGATGATCGCCTGGGCCGGTGCGGAACGCTTCGCCGCCGGGCTCACCGACCCGCTCGACACGCCTGCCCGCGCCCGCTGGCCGCTCGATCCCAATGCCGAGGCGGTGCGTGGAGCCGGCGTGAAGGCATGA
- a CDS encoding NAD(P)-dependent glycerol-3-phosphate dehydrogenase has translation MKIGVIGGGAWGTALAQVAAYRGEPVTLWAREPEVVEGINTAHENRLFLAGVPLSPSIRATGDYADLIDSDALLVVAPAQHVRAVLSQVDVGRRPLILCAKGIEAGTRRLVGEVAREVHPQAPVAVLSGPTFAHEVAAGLPTAVTLAVADEALGQALSERLAAPHFRPYASNDVVGAEIGGAVKNVLAIACGVVDGAGLGQNARAALIARGFAEMTRFGLARGARAETLAGLSGLGDLVLTCSSTSSRNFSLGLGLGQGRAAADLLADRRTVAEGAFTAPVLREAAVEAGVDMPVTAAVCRLLEGAPVTDVIGTLLARPLRKES, from the coding sequence ATGAAGATCGGCGTCATCGGCGGCGGTGCGTGGGGAACGGCGCTGGCACAGGTCGCGGCATATCGCGGCGAACCCGTCACGCTCTGGGCGCGCGAGCCGGAGGTGGTGGAGGGGATCAACACCGCGCACGAAAACCGTCTGTTCCTCGCTGGCGTGCCGCTGTCGCCATCGATCCGCGCGACCGGCGATTATGCCGATCTGATTGACAGCGATGCGCTGCTCGTCGTCGCGCCCGCGCAGCATGTGCGCGCCGTCCTGTCGCAGGTCGATGTCGGCAGGCGCCCGCTGATCCTGTGCGCCAAGGGGATCGAGGCCGGCACCCGCCGCCTCGTCGGCGAGGTCGCGCGCGAGGTGCATCCGCAGGCGCCGGTCGCCGTCCTGTCCGGCCCCACCTTCGCGCACGAGGTCGCCGCCGGCCTGCCCACGGCGGTCACGCTTGCCGTTGCGGACGAGGCGCTGGGGCAGGCCCTGTCCGAACGCCTCGCCGCACCGCATTTCCGGCCCTATGCCAGCAACGACGTCGTCGGTGCGGAAATCGGCGGCGCGGTGAAAAACGTCCTCGCCATCGCCTGCGGCGTCGTCGATGGCGCCGGCCTCGGCCAGAACGCACGCGCCGCGCTGATCGCGCGCGGTTTCGCCGAGATGACGCGCTTCGGGCTGGCACGGGGCGCCCGTGCCGAAACGCTCGCCGGCCTGTCCGGCCTCGGCGACCTGGTACTGACCTGCAGTTCGACCAGCAGCCGCAACTTCTCGCTGGGTCTGGGGCTGGGGCAGGGCAGGGCCGCGGCCGATCTGCTCGCCGATCGCCGCACCGTCGCGGAAGGCGCCTTCACCGCACCCGTCCTGCGCGAGGCGGCCGTGGAGGCCGGCGTGGACATGCCGGTCACCGCCGCCGTCTGCCGTTTGCTTGAAGGCGCGCCGGTCACCGATGTCATCGGGACCTTGCTGGCCCGGCCGCTGCGCAAGGAGAGCTGA
- a CDS encoding asmA family protein produces the protein MTFRPRVSRRIFLLSLAAGVPLIVLLAIAAFPFGILKDIVADRLSKRFGRPVTIASMKRIGVFGFTPTIAVKGVTIPQADWAGSGDFLRLREARVSFPVWPLLTGTFKPRDIEADGLQLALVRDASGRTNWARPGEPESGGSSNDLKGLVIRDSVIRYRDARRGRNAVMAVTSDAQGLRATGTGSIRGTPVRIALAGASVAQPTPGPWPFRAAIDGAALRMRATGRMDRPLDTDAMTLDVEARAADLRLIDAVIEAGLFGTQPVALTAHVRHDAPKWVVTDLKGMIGKSDVSGHVTVDKRDGRTRLDGAVSSQRFDFDDLSSDEGLAKGAALERAIGPRVVPNTRIDLSNIDTTDGRIAVKVARVFSRGGSTSVTGVQGVLVLDRQRLRVEPLTIRLAGGTAGGVATVDQRNGATSPTLTIDLRLTGTRVEALAGTGGAFAGQVTARARLTGRGETIRAAIGQSTGRIGFVVRDGALPARYAAALGFDAGRTLLADGDDRAGLRCVVLGLAVKNGRGAASPLVVDTTSSQLRGTGTVSFPAERIDFRLTGAPKGKSLLRLPGSAFMTGTLSDPVLTVPPEVKSAGNIFKAIGRAITGRQGPTASDADCGGLATRALR, from the coding sequence ATGACATTCCGGCCGCGCGTCAGCAGGCGCATCTTCCTGCTGTCCCTAGCGGCAGGCGTTCCGCTGATCGTGCTGCTGGCGATCGCGGCGTTTCCGTTCGGAATATTGAAGGACATCGTCGCCGATCGGCTGAGCAAGCGGTTCGGGCGGCCGGTGACGATCGCCAGTATGAAGCGGATCGGCGTATTCGGGTTTACGCCGACGATCGCGGTGAAGGGTGTGACGATCCCGCAAGCGGACTGGGCAGGCAGCGGCGATTTCCTGCGGCTGCGTGAAGCGCGGGTGAGCTTTCCGGTGTGGCCGCTGCTGACGGGCACATTCAAGCCGCGCGATATCGAGGCGGACGGACTGCAACTGGCGCTGGTGCGCGATGCGAGCGGGCGCACCAACTGGGCGCGGCCGGGCGAGCCGGAAAGCGGCGGGTCGTCCAACGACCTGAAAGGGCTGGTCATCCGTGACAGCGTGATTCGCTATCGCGACGCCCGGCGTGGGCGGAACGCGGTGATGGCGGTGACATCCGATGCGCAGGGGCTGAGGGCAACCGGCACGGGGTCGATCCGCGGCACGCCGGTCCGGATCGCACTCGCCGGTGCATCGGTGGCACAGCCGACGCCGGGACCATGGCCCTTCCGCGCCGCGATCGACGGTGCGGCGCTGCGGATGCGCGCGACCGGGCGGATGGACAGACCGCTCGACACCGATGCGATGACGCTGGACGTAGAGGCCCGTGCCGCCGACCTGCGGCTGATCGATGCGGTCATTGAGGCGGGGCTGTTCGGCACCCAGCCCGTCGCGTTGACCGCCCATGTTCGCCATGACGCGCCGAAATGGGTCGTCACCGACCTGAAGGGAATGATCGGCAAGTCCGACGTGTCGGGTCACGTCACCGTGGACAAGCGGGACGGTCGCACCCGACTAGATGGCGCGGTGTCGTCGCAGCGATTCGATTTCGACGATCTGTCGTCGGACGAGGGGCTGGCCAAAGGTGCGGCGCTGGAACGCGCGATCGGGCCGCGGGTGGTGCCCAACACGCGGATCGACCTGTCGAACATCGATACCACCGATGGCCGTATCGCGGTGAAGGTAGCGCGGGTGTTCAGCCGTGGCGGCAGCACATCGGTAACCGGCGTACAGGGTGTGCTCGTGCTCGATCGTCAGCGGTTGCGGGTCGAGCCGCTGACGATCCGCCTTGCCGGTGGCACCGCAGGCGGGGTGGCAACGGTAGACCAGCGCAACGGAGCGACATCACCGACGCTGACGATCGATCTGCGGCTGACGGGCACGCGGGTCGAGGCGCTGGCCGGCACCGGCGGCGCCTTCGCCGGACAGGTGACGGCACGTGCCCGTCTGACCGGGCGTGGCGAGACGATCCGCGCAGCGATCGGGCAATCGACAGGCCGGATTGGCTTCGTCGTCCGCGATGGCGCGTTGCCGGCGCGCTATGCCGCGGCGCTAGGCTTCGATGCCGGGCGCACGTTGCTGGCCGATGGTGACGATCGTGCGGGGCTGCGGTGCGTCGTACTCGGATTGGCGGTGAAGAACGGCCGCGGTGCTGCATCGCCGCTGGTGGTCGACACCACATCCAGCCAGTTGCGCGGTACGGGAACGGTGAGCTTCCCGGCCGAGCGGATCGATTTCCGCCTGACCGGCGCGCCGAAAGGCAAGAGCCTGCTGCGTCTGCCGGGGTCCGCGTTCATGACCGGGACGCTGAGCGATCCGGTGCTGACGGTTCCGCCCGAGGTGAAGTCGGCGGGCAACATCTTCAAGGCGATCGGTCGTGCGATCACCGGCCGGCAGGGACCGACCGCCAGCGATGCCGATTGCGGCGGGCTGGCGACACGTGCGCTACGCTGA
- a CDS encoding DUF1674 domain-containing protein: MGQRPAHVKPPAYLTESPPVPVPDDTISQQEDPLGLDPTRYGDWELKGIAVDF, from the coding sequence ATGGGCCAACGTCCCGCACATGTGAAGCCGCCCGCCTATCTGACCGAAAGCCCGCCGGTGCCGGTGCCGGACGATACGATCTCGCAACAGGAGGACCCGCTGGGCCTCGACCCGACGCGCTATGGCGACTGGGAGTTGAAGGGCATCGCCGTCGATTTCTGA
- a CDS encoding SAM-dependent methyltransferase codes for MARSPSRSDPDSPDALGTPSRRAALRLLDAVLRRGEPLEQALVAATRHVYGPDRGLAHAIAAEVLRRLPDLDALIDSVTERPLPDDAKARMALRIALVQALVLGTPHHAAIATVLPLVEGGPRKLVHGVFGAITRSGVLLPELPALPPKVETRWEAIWGADMAEGARLAIAAPPPLDLTLADPGETDHWVAELGGTSLMPGHVRIVDAAPVTELPGFAEGRWWVQDIAASIPARLLADRASGTAIDLCAAPGGKTLQLSAAGLTVAAIDVSSARIKRLRENLFRTRLKAEVIAADVLKWAPAEPADALLIDAPCSATGIFRRHPDVLHRVHPAIIEEMALLQARLFARAADWVKPGGTLVFATCSLEPQEGEAQLSRFLSDRKDYAIDAPDAALLPPGVPVHADGYVRTLPGMLADQGGCDGFFIARLRRTG; via the coding sequence TTGGCCCGTTCCCCCTCCCGTTCCGATCCCGATTCGCCAGATGCTCTCGGCACCCCGTCGCGTCGCGCCGCGCTGCGCCTGCTCGACGCCGTCCTTCGCCGTGGCGAGCCGCTGGAACAGGCGTTGGTCGCCGCCACCCGCCACGTCTACGGCCCCGACCGCGGCCTCGCGCATGCGATCGCGGCGGAGGTGCTGCGACGGCTGCCGGATCTCGACGCGCTGATCGATTCGGTCACCGAACGGCCGCTGCCCGACGATGCCAAGGCGCGGATGGCGCTGCGCATCGCGCTGGTGCAGGCGCTGGTGCTCGGCACCCCGCACCATGCCGCGATCGCCACGGTGCTGCCGCTGGTAGAGGGTGGCCCGCGCAAGCTGGTGCATGGCGTCTTCGGCGCGATCACCCGTTCGGGCGTGCTGCTGCCCGAACTTCCCGCCTTGCCGCCGAAGGTCGAGACCCGGTGGGAGGCCATCTGGGGTGCCGACATGGCAGAGGGTGCGCGCCTTGCCATCGCCGCGCCGCCGCCGCTCGACCTGACGCTCGCCGATCCGGGCGAGACGGACCATTGGGTCGCGGAACTCGGCGGCACCAGCCTGATGCCCGGCCATGTCCGCATCGTCGACGCCGCGCCCGTCACCGAACTGCCCGGCTTCGCCGAGGGGCGCTGGTGGGTGCAGGATATCGCCGCATCGATCCCTGCACGCCTGCTCGCCGACCGGGCTTCCGGCACGGCGATCGACCTGTGCGCCGCGCCCGGCGGCAAGACGCTGCAACTCTCCGCCGCGGGGCTGACCGTCGCGGCGATCGACGTTTCCAGCGCGCGCATCAAGCGGCTGCGCGAAAACCTGTTCCGCACCCGGCTCAAGGCGGAGGTGATCGCCGCCGATGTGCTGAAATGGGCGCCTGCCGAGCCGGCGGACGCGCTCCTGATCGACGCGCCGTGCAGCGCCACCGGCATCTTCCGCCGCCATCCCGACGTGCTTCACCGCGTCCACCCGGCGATCATCGAAGAGATGGCGCTGTTGCAGGCGCGGCTGTTCGCCCGCGCCGCCGACTGGGTGAAGCCGGGCGGCACGCTGGTGTTCGCGACGTGCAGCCTCGAACCGCAGGAGGGCGAAGCGCAGCTGTCGCGGTTCCTGTCGGATCGCAAGGATTACGCGATCGATGCGCCCGACGCGGCGCTGCTGCCGCCGGGTGTGCCCGTCCATGCCGACGGCTACGTCCGCACACTGCCCGGCATGCTTGCCGATCAAGGCGGCTGCGACGGCTTCTTCATCGCCCGGCTGCGGCGCACCGGCTGA
- the rpe gene encoding ribulose-phosphate 3-epimerase, with translation MQPVRIAPSILSADFAKLGEEVRAIDAAGADWIHIDVMDGHFVPNITIGPAVVKALRPHTAKPFDVHLMISPVDLYLDAFAEAGADCITVHPEAGPHIHRTIQHIKGLGKRAGVVLNPGTPAKMLDYLIDMVDLVLVMSVNPGFGGQSFIDSQLKKIAAIRKMIDASGRAIDLEVDGGVDAVHAARCIAAGADALVAGTAAFRGGPDAYAANIAALRGLPAA, from the coding sequence ATGCAGCCGGTCCGTATCGCCCCGTCCATTCTCTCCGCGGATTTCGCCAAACTGGGCGAGGAAGTGCGTGCCATCGACGCCGCGGGAGCGGACTGGATTCACATCGATGTGATGGACGGCCATTTCGTCCCCAACATCACGATCGGGCCGGCCGTGGTGAAGGCGCTGCGCCCGCATACGGCCAAGCCGTTCGACGTCCATCTGATGATCTCGCCGGTCGACCTCTACCTCGACGCCTTCGCCGAAGCGGGCGCGGATTGCATCACCGTGCATCCGGAGGCGGGGCCGCACATCCACCGGACGATCCAGCACATCAAGGGACTGGGCAAGCGCGCCGGCGTCGTGCTCAACCCCGGCACGCCGGCCAAGATGCTCGATTACCTGATCGACATGGTCGACCTGGTGCTGGTGATGAGCGTCAATCCCGGGTTCGGCGGGCAGAGCTTCATCGACAGCCAGCTCAAGAAGATCGCCGCGATCCGCAAGATGATCGATGCCTCCGGCCGCGCGATCGATCTGGAGGTCGATGGCGGCGTCGATGCCGTACACGCCGCGCGCTGTATCGCCGCCGGTGCGGATGCGCTCGTCGCCGGCACCGCGGCTTTCCGGGGCGGACCGGACGCCTATGCCGCCAATATCGCCGCCCTTCGCGGACTGCCGGCTGCCTGA